The stretch of DNA CTCACTAGTGGAGAGGTGTGCACAGTTGGCCATCGCCACGGGTGAAGAGAGCATTTCGGAGAAAATTCTGGCCATGGCTGTCACCGATAGCGCGGCAAGTAATGCCTACGCAGCCTCTTGATGACGACCATTCCCTGACCATCGTGGATCAGTCCGTATCTGTGTCTGATCCTGTGGGTGATTCCTTGTGGCCGCTGCAGCCCACAACCGTTCCNGGGGAAACTTTGCCGAGCTGGTTACGGGCCATGGCAAGGGTCTACCGGATCGACACCAAAACCATGGTCCACCTGTTGGGACTACCCATCAGGCGCCAAAACTATCGAACAATGCATAATGCAGCCCAACACTTCGCTCAGAATGTTGCAAACACGGCNGGGTGTCGGATCGAGGAGTTTCAGCGGATGGCGGCCGGATGGCAACTGCCGGCACTGCAGCGGTTTACCGCGGAAACCACAGCAACAATAGTCGCCGCCGTGAATGGCAGCTCATACTGTCCGCTGTGTTTGAAGGACAACGGCGGCCGGTGGGTGACTGACTGGCTCAACCCGCTCTACACGTACTGCCCCGAGCACGCTGTTCGTCTNGAGAAGCTGTGTCCGCACTGCCAATCCCGGCCGTTTCATGGCATTGACTGGCTGTGGGACAACAGAGATGGCTGGCAATGCTGTAAAACCAACGTAGCCACCCCTGATGGTGACGTTGTGAAGACCCGAGTGTGTGGCTTTGACCTTCGCCGGGCAGAACCCAGCGGGGACACGACGGCGGAGCGGCTCTTCGCCCAAGATCACTTGAAATGGGTCCTTGATTCAGTGCTGGTCGGCCACCAGGAAATTCCCGTGTGCGGAACCCTCCTGAAACCTCGTGAGGCCTGCACACTGTTCCTAGGGCTAGTTGCTCACGGCAAAGGAATCAAGGTCAGCAAGTCCGGATACCAGGCAACGCCACGCACGCCCGAAGCAGTGGTGGAGGCATCCCGAATCCTGTGCGCGGATACTCAGCGTGAGGCCCAACTGGAATTAGCCGCTCTTGGCAGAAAGGCAAGCTTTAGCCTGACTGTTCCCACCCTTGCGGGCAACTGGCTTCAGCTGAACACCGACACAGTCAGTCCGGCCAAGACAGTCCCTGGACAGGCCACTCGTGACCTCGAACGGAGTCCGTGGGAAGTGTGGGACCAAGAAGCGATGCTTCCACGTATCCATTTCCATGAACGGAACCTTCCCGCCGAGATCTGGTCCAGCGCCTTGGAAGGCATCCACCGCAAACATCTCTATACGACCAAGATCGCGATCTCAGTGGCATTGGTCCGAGCCATCCATCAGACAGATTGGTCCAGAGCGGCCAGCCGCTTGGGACTCCAATACAAAGACCACTACCGGCTCCCCAGAATCGTCAGAAAGAACGATCTAGTTGGTGAAGTAAACCGCCAGGTCTATCGGATCAAGCCATTCCTCGAAGCACTCAACGACGACGAGCTCTTGATTGACTACGGCCGGCGCCGCAAGGAACTCCTCAACCCAGAACCACTGATGAAAACCCTCACCGAATATTGGCACGACAACGTTGGAACCAGCGCTGACCTTCCTGCTCTAACCTGCAGGTTCTGGGCTTTGTACACGGGCGGCGATATACGGTTCGTTCCCGCACTCTACAGCCGCATAGCCATGAGCCAGACGGAGACCGCGATGTGGATGAGCGACCAAGACTATCGACGAACCGTTCACTACCACTTCAACCTCCTCGCCAAGGAAATCCTCCACAACCGCGGGATGAATGAACCCGTCATCTGGCGCCCACAAATCCGCAATGACGATCATGCGGAATGACCTTCAGTCGGTACATTGACGGCAGGAGCGTTTATCTTGAACTATCCGCAATTATCAAGAATTCGAGATAAAGAGGGCGCCGCTGTCTCCATGTGGGTATCGGTCAACGTTGTCCCGTATGAGGAATGCTCTGCGGGATGGGAGGAAACGAGGCTTGCAACCCAGTTGTTGGCCGAAGCCGCCAGGGAAGACCAGAGCCGTCGGAGGGCCTGGGCCGAAGAAAATGACCGACCCGAAGCGCGGCGGGATGAGGCCGGCCCCAAATGCGACTCGGCCGAGCGCCGGGAATGGCTGGCTGCCTATCTCGACGGCGTGGCCGACAAGGAGGCTGTGCAGCGCCATTGAGTGCCGACCAATACCAGGGAACCCTCCCAGCGCGGTGGCCAGTCCTCCGGAAAGACACCCAAGGCATGCAAGACGCGAGGGACAACCGCGCCGACAAAGAACCTGCAAAGAACGCCTGAGCAGCTTGCAGCCCAGACACGAGGCACGAGGAAGGCGCCAGCACCAACCGCTAAGGCAGACAACGTCGATCACGTGCCGCTGCACCATTGCGCGTCACAAGGTAGGTCCCGTGCCGACCTCAAAAGGCGGCCAAACTCAGACCGTCCAAAGCCGACTTGACGAGATTTCAAAGAGTGGTTATATTTTTCTCGTAAGAAAAAGAGAACGGAAGTTCCCCGCTGGTAGTAGTTGGATTTGATTGTCTAGGGGAAGCACCGTTGCAGTATCACCTGGTCGTTGGACAGCTTGAGACGGCCAGAGCAACACCAGCAGTACCGGACCGTCAAGTAGTAGGAGACGGACACAGCAGTGCCGCAGTACCTGGTCGTCGGACAGCTTGAGACGGCCAGAGCAACACCAGTAACACCTGGTCGTCGGACAGCTTGAGACGGCCAGAGCAACACCAGTAACACCTGGTCGTCGGACAGCTTGAGACGGCCAGAGCAACACCAGTAACACCTGGTCGTCGGACAGCTTGAGACGGCCAGAGCAACACCAGTAGTACCGGACCGTCAAGTAGTAGGAGACGGACACAGCAGTGCCGCAGTACCTGGTCGTCGGACAGCTTGAGACGGCCAGAGCAGTACCGGTAACGCGGGGCGGGCAAGTTGAGAGCATCTTTATGCATTCCTTGCCCGCCCCTAACGTTCGGGTCTGCTGGCCGGCACAGATGGGGTCGCCGCAGAAAACGGCATAAGTCGTGCGGCAGGTTCAAGCGGTCAACGCAACACCTTGTCAATGGACCTCACCCAGAGCATGTCCTTAGCGGGAACCCTACCGGACGGCCGGCATCAGTTCGGTGGTGTCGTTACATGGGCTGCTCAGAATGAAGCAAGTGGTATGGAAGCCTGGCGCAGTCGGGGCGGTGATTTCACGCTCTTGATTGCGGGTAGAACGGATGCGGTGACTAGTAAGGGCTTTAGTCAACCACCGATTAGAACCGCAGACAGCCAACAAACGGCAGCGGCTCCTACGCACAGCATGCCAATCTGTATAGAGCGGTACTTCTTATCGACGACGGATGCAATGGCCTCTACCTGGTCCAGTGTTGCAGCGTCAGGATCTTGGGCTGTGGCGATGAGGCCTTCTTTTAGCTGACTGCTGGACAGACCAACTACGTCTCCAAAGTAAGCCACGATCCCCGGTCGGCGCTTCGCTCGGTACGTCGTTCGTGGAAACACTGCGACACCTAAAGCAACGGCACCTGCTGACCCGATCCCCGTTCCAAGCCACCAAAGCCACTCGATATTATCGTCGAGGTGGGTTGGATGCCATGATCCTCCTAGGACCGCGGCCATGATCGCTCCAATGATGACGCCGATGGCGGCGAGCAGTATCGAAGCCTTACCATCGGCGCGTGCCAGTTCTTCTCGGGCTTCTCGCAGGATTGTGCTGGCTAATTCGAGATGGGGTGCCG from Arthrobacter polaris encodes:
- a CDS encoding TniQ family protein, with the protein product MPTQPLDDDHSLTIVDQSVSVSDPVGDSLWPLQPTTVPGETLPSWLRAMARVYRIDTKTMVHLLGLPIRRQNYRTMHNAAQHFAQNVANTAGCRIEEFQRMAAGWQLPALQRFTAETTATIVAAVNGSSYCPLCLKDNGGRWVTDWLNPLYTYCPEHAVRLEKLCPHCQSRPFHGIDWLWDNRDGWQCCKTNVATPDGDVVKTRVCGFDLRRAEPSGDTTAERLFAQDHLKWVLDSVLVGHQEIPVCGTLLKPREACTLFLGLVAHGKGIKVSKSGYQATPRTPEAVVEASRILCADTQREAQLELAALGRKASFSLTVPTLAGNWLQLNTDTVSPAKTVPGQATRDLERSPWEVWDQEAMLPRIHFHERNLPAEIWSSALEGIHRKHLYTTKIAISVALVRAIHQTDWSRAASRLGLQYKDHYRLPRIVRKNDLVGEVNRQVYRIKPFLEALNDDELLIDYGRRRKELLNPEPLMKTLTEYWHDNVGTSADLPALTCRFWALYTGGDIRFVPALYSRIAMSQTETAMWMSDQDYRRTVHYHFNLLAKEILHNRGMNEPVIWRPQIRNDDHAE
- a CDS encoding Pycsar system effector family protein, coding for MKRRGKDRDNPAPHLELASTILREAREELARADGKASILLAAIGVIIGAIMAAVLGGSWHPTHLDDNIEWLWWLGTGIGSAGAVALGVAVFPRTTYRAKRRPGIVAYFGDVVGLSSSQLKEGLIATAQDPDAATLDQVEAIASVVDKKYRSIQIGMLCVGAAAVCWLSAVLIGG